Proteins from a genomic interval of Stenotrophomonas maltophilia R551-3:
- a CDS encoding response regulator, giving the protein MTTLRTILLAEDSPADAEMAIDALEEARLANPIVHVEDGVEVMDYLLRRGAFANREEGLPAVLLLDIKMPRMDGLEVLRQIREHEELKRLPVVILSSSREESDLARSWDMGVNAYVVKPVDVDQFFGAVQTLGKFWALINQAPELE; this is encoded by the coding sequence ATGACGACTCTGCGCACCATCCTTCTCGCCGAAGACAGCCCGGCCGATGCCGAAATGGCAATCGACGCTCTGGAAGAGGCGCGTCTGGCCAATCCCATCGTGCACGTCGAAGACGGCGTGGAAGTGATGGATTACCTGCTGCGCCGCGGCGCCTTCGCCAACCGTGAGGAAGGCCTGCCGGCGGTGTTGCTGCTGGACATCAAGATGCCGCGCATGGATGGCCTGGAAGTGCTGCGGCAGATCCGCGAGCACGAAGAACTCAAGCGCCTGCCGGTGGTGATCCTGTCGTCCTCGCGCGAGGAAAGCGACCTCGCCCGCAGCTGGGACATGGGCGTGAACGCCTACGTGGTCAAGCCGGTGGACGTGGACCAGTTCTTTGGCGCGGTGCAGACCCTGGGCAAGTTCTGGGCGTTGATCAACCAGGCACCGGAACTCGAGTGA
- a CDS encoding sensor histidine kinase: MAQVFSDDVWDRWRLPALALAAAAIIVVPWLTLRKLQQDNEQAMAWVNHTQAVGVALQQLQADVRDVESAALTLSKGVDAPGLRERMAKANEIPGRLAQLGRMTRDNPEQLIRIGRIESMLDGRLAVARELAKSEPNSDQRELVQDLSTRYPIRGLVEELQASEEKLLALRAEQAARQRRQTEFVSWSSLVVQLALLGLVLWLLQRQIGRRLHAERQSQRSAARAASVLQTVREPIVLLDRELRVQLHNPAFAELYGLQDERADGLLLESVGDGAWRDPVMRQRLSDVLLRGRELWDFEHEQRAADGMVRYMLLNARRMPLPDTDDEVVLMTVSDVTVQRAVQLRVEELNRQLEGKVAQVSEVNRELEAFSYSVSHDLRAPLRHVAGFSDKLSRHLGEQADDKSRHYLEVISSSARRMAALIDDLLVYSRLGRVAMRQQAVDMQSLVADTRAMLDSNLQAEAENSGHAHQVEWSIAPLPIVVGDENMIRQVWLNLLGNAVKYSGNREPAKIRVDYQLQPDGGHQFTVSDNGAGFDMAYAAKLFGVFQRLHKASDYPGTGIGLASVRRVLTRHGGRIWAEAEPDVGATFHFYLPPAIDADKQGPSA; the protein is encoded by the coding sequence ATGGCGCAGGTTTTCAGTGACGACGTCTGGGATCGCTGGCGATTGCCGGCCCTGGCGCTGGCGGCTGCCGCGATCATCGTGGTGCCGTGGTTGACCCTGCGCAAACTGCAGCAGGACAACGAACAAGCGATGGCCTGGGTCAACCACACCCAGGCCGTGGGCGTGGCCCTGCAACAGCTGCAGGCCGATGTCCGCGATGTCGAATCGGCTGCGCTGACGCTGTCCAAGGGTGTGGACGCACCGGGCCTGCGTGAACGCATGGCCAAAGCGAATGAAATACCGGGCCGCCTGGCCCAGCTCGGCCGCATGACCCGCGATAATCCCGAACAGCTGATCCGCATTGGCCGCATCGAGTCGATGCTGGACGGGCGCCTGGCGGTGGCGCGCGAACTGGCCAAGTCCGAACCGAACAGCGACCAGCGCGAACTGGTGCAGGACCTGAGCACGCGTTACCCGATCCGTGGCCTGGTTGAGGAACTGCAGGCCAGCGAGGAAAAGTTGCTGGCACTTCGCGCCGAGCAGGCCGCACGCCAGCGCAGGCAGACCGAGTTTGTTTCCTGGAGCTCGCTGGTGGTGCAGCTGGCCCTGCTGGGCCTGGTGCTGTGGTTGTTGCAGCGTCAGATCGGCCGCCGCCTGCACGCCGAACGGCAATCGCAGCGCTCGGCCGCGCGCGCTGCGTCGGTACTGCAGACCGTGCGTGAGCCGATCGTGCTGCTGGATCGTGAGTTGCGCGTACAGCTGCACAATCCTGCATTCGCTGAGCTGTACGGGTTGCAGGATGAGCGGGCCGATGGCCTGCTGCTGGAATCGGTCGGTGATGGCGCCTGGCGGGATCCGGTCATGCGCCAGCGCCTGTCCGATGTGCTGCTGCGTGGCCGCGAACTGTGGGACTTCGAGCACGAACAGCGCGCCGCCGATGGCATGGTGCGCTACATGCTGCTCAACGCCCGGCGCATGCCACTGCCCGATACCGATGACGAAGTGGTGCTGATGACCGTCAGTGACGTTACCGTGCAGCGGGCCGTGCAGCTGCGCGTGGAAGAGCTGAACCGCCAGCTGGAAGGCAAGGTGGCACAGGTATCTGAGGTCAATCGCGAACTGGAGGCGTTCAGCTATTCGGTCTCGCATGACCTGCGTGCGCCGCTGCGCCATGTTGCCGGTTTCTCCGACAAGCTGTCGCGCCATCTGGGTGAACAGGCCGACGACAAGAGCCGCCATTACCTTGAAGTGATCTCCAGTTCGGCGCGGCGCATGGCAGCCCTGATCGACGACCTGCTGGTCTACTCGCGCCTGGGGCGCGTGGCGATGCGCCAGCAGGCGGTGGACATGCAGTCGCTGGTGGCCGATACCCGTGCCATGCTCGATTCCAACCTGCAGGCCGAGGCCGAAAACAGCGGCCATGCGCATCAGGTGGAGTGGAGCATCGCACCGCTGCCGATCGTGGTCGGCGATGAAAACATGATCCGCCAGGTCTGGCTGAACCTGCTCGGCAACGCGGTGAAGTACTCGGGCAACCGCGAGCCGGCAAAGATCCGCGTTGACTACCAGCTGCAGCCCGACGGTGGCCATCAGTTCACGGTCAGCGACAATGGTGCAGGCTTTGACATGGCGTACGCCGCCAAACTGTTCGGTGTGTTCCAGCGCCTGCACAAGGCCAGCGACTACCCGGGTACCGGCATCGGCCTGGCCAGCGTGCGCCGCGTGCTGACCCGCCATGGCGGCCGTATCTGGGCAGAAGCCGAGCCTGACGTCGGCGCCACCTTCCACTTCTACCTGCCTCCCGCGATCGACGCGGACAAACAAGGTCCCTCTGCATGA
- a CDS encoding BON domain-containing protein — protein MSNTTRTLIASALTLGLALSSSAAFAKDPAAKSPPTSTHPATHADRHDSNEPVTDSWITTKVKADLLASSNVPGTEIKVETVNGVVSLSGAVATQAEKDKAVTTAKGIKGVTRVDAAALKVSAAAKR, from the coding sequence ATGAGCAATACCACCCGCACGCTGATCGCTTCCGCCCTGACGCTGGGCCTGGCGCTGTCCTCCTCGGCTGCATTCGCCAAGGATCCGGCCGCGAAGAGCCCGCCGACCAGCACCCATCCGGCCACCCACGCCGACCGCCATGATTCCAACGAGCCGGTGACCGACAGCTGGATCACCACCAAGGTGAAGGCCGACCTGCTGGCCAGCAGCAACGTCCCGGGCACCGAAATCAAGGTGGAAACGGTGAATGGCGTGGTCAGCCTGAGCGGTGCCGTGGCCACCCAGGCCGAGAAAGACAAGGCGGTCACCACCGCCAAGGGCATCAAGGGCGTGACCCGCGTCGATGCCGCCGCATTGAAGGTCAGCGCGGCCGCCAAGCGCTGA
- a CDS encoding oxidoreductase: MRPDLQLALIGYGLAGRVFHAPLIQHTPGLVLHSIVSSQRDTLLRAFSDVHVRATPQEVFDDPAVDAVVIATPNEQHAPLAIAALAAGKHVLVDKPFALDVAEAEAVLAAARDAGRIATVFQNRRFDADFLTLQALLAEGTLGDVAECHAHFDRYRPQVRERWREQDGPGSGLWYDLGPHLLDQMLELFGWPQSIDADLAVQREGGSGIDYFHAVLHYPRHRAIVHAGSLVAAQTPHFSVHGSKASWIKHGLDVQEAQLRRGVAPGAPGWGIDPRHGELVHCDAEDNVQRSTVDNLPGDYRRLYAQFAAAMHGDGEATVSPMQALQLMRLLQAGMDSAREGRRVQLG, from the coding sequence ATGCGCCCCGACCTGCAACTGGCCCTGATCGGCTACGGCCTCGCCGGCCGTGTCTTCCATGCGCCACTGATCCAGCACACGCCCGGCCTGGTGCTGCACAGCATCGTCAGTTCGCAGCGCGACACCCTGTTGCGCGCGTTCAGCGACGTGCACGTGCGTGCCACGCCGCAGGAAGTGTTCGACGATCCTGCAGTGGATGCGGTAGTGATTGCCACACCGAACGAACAGCACGCGCCGCTGGCCATCGCGGCGTTGGCCGCGGGCAAGCACGTGCTGGTCGACAAGCCGTTCGCGCTGGATGTCGCTGAAGCCGAAGCGGTGCTGGCTGCGGCACGTGATGCCGGACGCATCGCCACCGTGTTCCAGAACCGGCGCTTCGATGCCGATTTCCTCACCCTGCAGGCGCTGCTGGCCGAAGGTACGCTCGGCGACGTGGCCGAGTGCCATGCGCACTTCGACCGCTACCGGCCACAGGTGCGCGAGCGCTGGCGCGAGCAGGATGGCCCCGGCAGTGGCCTGTGGTACGACCTCGGCCCGCACCTGCTGGACCAGATGCTGGAGCTGTTCGGCTGGCCACAGTCGATCGATGCCGATCTGGCCGTGCAGCGCGAAGGTGGCAGCGGCATCGATTACTTCCACGCGGTGCTGCACTACCCGCGGCATCGCGCGATCGTGCATGCCGGTTCGCTGGTTGCGGCGCAGACACCACACTTCAGCGTGCATGGCAGCAAAGCCAGTTGGATCAAGCACGGCCTGGACGTGCAGGAAGCGCAGCTGCGGCGTGGGGTTGCGCCGGGGGCGCCAGGCTGGGGCATCGATCCGCGGCATGGTGAGCTGGTGCACTGCGATGCGGAGGACAACGTACAGCGCAGTACCGTCGACAACCTGCCCGGTGACTACCGGCGGCTGTATGCGCAGTTCGCTGCGGCGATGCACGGTGACGGCGAAGCGACGGTCAGTCCGATGCAGGCGCTGCAGCTGATGCGGTTGCTGCAGGCGGGGATGGACAGCGCGCGCGAAGGGCGGCGGGTTCAGTTGGGGTGA
- the gnd gene encoding phosphogluconate dehydrogenase (NAD(+)-dependent, decarboxylating), which translates to MDIAMIGLGRMGANMAQRLHRGGHRVVGYDPGEGARQRAAEAGLEVVDSLAAAVAALPVPRVVWLMVPAGETVDQTLGQLTPHLAEGDIVIDGGNSNYQDSIRRAKALAEDDLGYVDCGTSGGVWGLQEGYSLMVGGEASVVEQIAPLLRTLAPAEDRGWARVGPSGAGHFTKMVHNGIEYGMMQAYAEGFALMERKQEMELDLAQVAEVWRHGSVVRSWLLDLSTEALKRNPSLDGIAPYVEDSGEGRWTVAEAIALDVPAPVITLSLLERLRSRESNSFTDRLLSAMRNEFGGHAIKKS; encoded by the coding sequence ATGGATATTGCAATGATCGGCCTCGGCCGCATGGGCGCCAACATGGCCCAGCGCCTGCATCGCGGCGGCCACCGCGTGGTCGGCTACGACCCGGGCGAAGGCGCCCGACAGCGCGCCGCCGAGGCCGGCCTGGAGGTGGTTGATTCGCTGGCCGCCGCAGTTGCCGCGCTGCCGGTGCCGCGCGTGGTGTGGCTGATGGTGCCGGCCGGCGAAACCGTCGACCAGACCCTGGGCCAGCTGACCCCGCACCTGGCCGAGGGTGACATCGTCATTGATGGCGGCAACTCCAACTACCAGGACTCGATCCGCCGCGCGAAGGCGCTGGCCGAGGACGACCTGGGCTATGTCGACTGCGGCACCAGCGGTGGCGTGTGGGGCCTGCAGGAAGGCTACAGCCTGATGGTCGGTGGCGAGGCCTCGGTGGTCGAGCAGATCGCGCCGCTGCTGCGCACCCTGGCCCCGGCCGAGGATCGCGGCTGGGCGCGTGTCGGCCCGTCTGGCGCCGGCCACTTCACCAAGATGGTCCACAACGGCATCGAGTACGGAATGATGCAGGCCTACGCCGAAGGCTTCGCACTGATGGAGCGCAAGCAGGAAATGGAGCTGGACCTGGCCCAGGTGGCCGAGGTGTGGCGCCACGGCAGCGTGGTGCGCTCGTGGCTGCTGGACCTGAGCACCGAAGCCCTAAAGCGCAATCCGTCGTTGGATGGCATTGCACCGTACGTGGAAGACTCCGGCGAAGGCCGCTGGACGGTTGCCGAAGCGATCGCACTGGATGTACCGGCACCGGTGATCACCCTGTCGCTGCTGGAACGCCTGCGCTCGCGCGAATCGAATTCGTTCACCGACCGCCTGCTGTCGGCGATGCGCAACGAGTTCGGCGGCCACGCCATCAAGAAATCGTAA
- a CDS encoding DUF2242 domain-containing protein produces MRASRFSSAAVALASALVLSACGGRAADSTVLRESFDSGDTFSRTVDGRPADACEAARRTLLSQGYAIARSDDTQVEGNKNFQPREDDHEQLVLRISCAPRGSQALVFVSAVQDRYALKKSPTSASVGVGALGSVSLPFGSNDDSLVKVASSTVTDAEFYRRFFQRLQQYLPAAAGTPSPLPPPPPAAAPEPAPARTDQG; encoded by the coding sequence ATGCGGGCCTCTCGTTTTTCCAGTGCTGCCGTAGCCCTCGCCAGCGCTCTGGTCCTGTCGGCCTGCGGTGGTCGTGCCGCCGACAGCACCGTGCTGCGCGAATCCTTTGATTCCGGCGATACCTTCTCGCGCACGGTCGATGGTCGGCCGGCTGATGCCTGCGAAGCGGCGCGGCGCACCCTGCTCAGCCAAGGCTATGCAATCGCCCGTTCCGACGATACGCAGGTGGAAGGCAACAAGAACTTCCAGCCGCGCGAGGATGACCACGAACAGCTGGTGCTGCGCATCTCCTGCGCGCCACGCGGCAGCCAGGCGTTGGTGTTCGTCAGCGCGGTGCAGGACCGCTATGCGTTGAAGAAGAGCCCAACCTCGGCCAGTGTTGGTGTCGGTGCGCTGGGCTCGGTGTCGCTGCCGTTCGGCAGCAATGACGACTCGCTGGTGAAAGTGGCCAGCAGCACGGTCACCGATGCCGAGTTCTATCGCCGCTTCTTCCAGCGCCTGCAACAGTACCTGCCGGCGGCTGCGGGCACGCCATCGCCGTTGCCGCCGCCACCACCCGCTGCAGCTCCCGAGCCCGCACCGGCCCGCACGGACCAGGGCTGA
- a CDS encoding carboxy terminal-processing peptidase, whose product MKFKAPAFLMALALVAPLALAAKADSPALPAAATADQVTTSKLVYGLLSDSRYAYRPRALDEATSKDVFKRYLETLDGGKQYFTQADVARFAPFEANISSAIRGGELEPAFQVFAVYKQRVGERVAYARKLLKQEPDFTADERFEYDRKKVPWAASSAELDELWRKSVKNDWLRLKLAGKKPDDIRKTLDKRYATLQKSVNELKGEDVFQFFMNSYTSAVDPHTDYFTPRTAENFNQAMSLSLEGIGAQLQRQDDVVVIREIIAGGPAAVDGTLKPGDRIVGVGQGKSGLIEDVIGWRIDDVVAKIRGAKDTEVKLEFIPAAEGADGKHHTLVLTRQKVRLAEQAAKGETMSIPAANGEPARKVGVIKLPTFYQDFEGRRRNAADYASATRDVAKLLAGFKNDKLDGVVLDLRNNGGGSLDEAIELTGLFIEQGPVVQVRESGGRITVNSDRNQGVAWDGPLAVLINRGSASASEIFAGAIQDYGRGLVIGETSFGKGTVQNIVDLDRWPSGETQRFGQVKLTIAQFFRISGSSTQHKGVVPDLAFPASVDATEFGESTYDNALPWTRIAAVPHTQYGNFAPLLPKLETRHDARIAADKEFQWWNEDVQQFRTEAAKKYISLNEATRRAERERQDTQRKERQAMRKELGLALDPLADDSNDDGLTGNERDIVKDAAREKAAEKRPDPLLRESASILADAVNLLANDRPLSAQVLPQSTGAGRWAD is encoded by the coding sequence ATGAAATTCAAAGCCCCCGCATTCCTGATGGCCCTGGCGCTGGTCGCGCCGCTGGCGTTGGCGGCCAAGGCCGACTCGCCCGCATTGCCTGCTGCGGCCACCGCCGATCAGGTGACCACCTCCAAGCTGGTGTACGGCCTGTTGTCCGACAGTCGTTATGCCTACCGCCCGCGCGCGCTGGACGAGGCCACCTCCAAGGACGTGTTCAAGCGCTATCTGGAAACGCTGGACGGCGGCAAGCAGTACTTCACCCAGGCCGACGTGGCGCGCTTCGCGCCGTTCGAAGCCAACATTTCTTCGGCCATACGTGGCGGCGAGCTGGAGCCGGCGTTCCAGGTATTCGCCGTGTACAAGCAGCGGGTCGGCGAACGCGTGGCCTATGCGCGCAAGCTGCTCAAGCAGGAACCGGACTTCACCGCCGACGAGCGCTTCGAATACGACCGCAAGAAGGTGCCGTGGGCGGCCAGCAGCGCCGAACTGGACGAGCTGTGGCGCAAGTCGGTCAAGAACGATTGGCTGCGCCTGAAGTTGGCCGGCAAGAAGCCCGACGACATCCGCAAGACGCTGGACAAGCGCTATGCGACGCTGCAGAAATCGGTCAACGAACTGAAGGGCGAAGACGTCTTCCAGTTCTTCATGAATTCGTACACCAGCGCGGTCGATCCGCATACCGACTACTTCACCCCGCGCACCGCCGAGAACTTCAACCAGGCGATGTCGCTGTCGCTGGAAGGCATTGGCGCGCAGCTGCAGCGCCAGGACGACGTGGTGGTGATTCGCGAGATCATCGCCGGTGGTCCGGCGGCGGTGGACGGCACGCTGAAGCCGGGTGACCGCATCGTTGGCGTCGGCCAGGGCAAGTCCGGCCTGATCGAGGACGTGATCGGCTGGCGCATCGACGATGTCGTGGCCAAGATCCGCGGCGCCAAGGACACCGAGGTCAAGCTGGAATTCATTCCGGCGGCCGAAGGTGCCGACGGCAAGCATCACACCCTGGTGCTGACCCGGCAGAAGGTGCGCCTGGCCGAACAGGCCGCCAAGGGCGAGACCATGAGCATCCCGGCTGCCAACGGCGAGCCGGCACGCAAGGTCGGCGTGATCAAGCTGCCGACCTTCTACCAGGACTTCGAAGGTCGTCGTCGCAACGCCGCCGACTACGCTTCGGCGACCCGTGACGTGGCCAAGCTGCTGGCCGGCTTCAAGAACGACAAGCTGGACGGCGTGGTACTGGACCTGCGCAACAACGGCGGTGGTTCGCTGGACGAAGCAATTGAACTGACCGGTCTGTTCATCGAGCAGGGCCCGGTGGTGCAGGTGCGTGAATCCGGTGGCCGCATCACCGTCAACAGTGACCGCAACCAGGGCGTGGCCTGGGACGGTCCGCTGGCGGTGTTGATCAACCGTGGCTCGGCCTCGGCCTCCGAGATTTTCGCCGGCGCCATCCAGGACTACGGTCGTGGCCTGGTGATCGGTGAAACCAGCTTCGGCAAGGGCACCGTGCAGAACATCGTCGATCTCGACCGTTGGCCGAGTGGCGAAACCCAGCGCTTCGGCCAGGTCAAGCTGACCATCGCCCAGTTCTTCCGCATCAGCGGCAGCAGCACCCAGCACAAGGGTGTGGTGCCCGACCTGGCGTTCCCGGCCAGCGTCGATGCCACCGAATTCGGCGAGAGCACCTACGACAACGCCCTGCCGTGGACCCGCATTGCTGCCGTGCCGCACACCCAGTACGGCAACTTCGCGCCGCTGCTGCCGAAGCTGGAAACCCGCCATGACGCGCGCATTGCCGCCGACAAGGAATTCCAGTGGTGGAACGAGGACGTGCAGCAGTTCCGCACCGAGGCCGCGAAGAAGTACATCTCGCTCAACGAGGCCACCCGCCGCGCCGAGCGTGAGCGCCAGGACACCCAGCGCAAGGAGCGCCAGGCGATGCGCAAGGAACTGGGCCTGGCCCTGGACCCGCTGGCCGATGACAGCAACGACGACGGCCTGACTGGCAACGAGCGCGACATCGTGAAGGATGCCGCCCGCGAGAAGGCTGCCGAGAAGCGTCCGGATCCGCTGCTGCGCGAGTCGGCCTCGATCCTGGCCGATGCGGTGAACCTGCTGGCCAATGACCGCCCGCTGTCGGCGCAGGTGCTGCCGCAGTCCACCGGCGCTGGTCGCTGGGCGGACTGA
- the lipA gene encoding lipoyl synthase produces the protein MTESTARSIPLQIVQGDSPSAAPLQAGVKQLGGDKINRSPVQFADAPVLRKPSWIRVRIPSGNAVQNLKAKLRENRLVTVCEEASCPNIHECFGHGTATFMILGEVCTRRCSFCDVAHGRPKPPDANEPASLGQTVADMGLKYVVVTSVDRDDLRDGGAQHFVDCISAIREKSPGTRIEVLTPDFRGKGRMERALEILAQNPPDVFNHNIETVPDLYRNVRPGADYQWSLNLLKNFKAQHPEVPTKSGIMLGLGEEFEQIKATMRDLRAHDVDMITIGQYLQPTAHHHPVLKYWTPEDYKALEDYGYELGFSHVASGPMVRSSYHADVQAKGAGVS, from the coding sequence ATGACTGAATCCACCGCCCGTTCCATTCCCCTGCAGATCGTGCAGGGCGATTCTCCGTCCGCCGCGCCGTTGCAGGCCGGAGTCAAGCAGCTGGGCGGTGACAAGATCAACCGCTCGCCGGTGCAGTTCGCCGACGCGCCGGTGCTGCGCAAGCCGTCGTGGATCCGCGTGCGCATTCCCTCGGGCAATGCGGTGCAGAACCTGAAGGCCAAGCTGCGCGAGAACCGCCTGGTGACGGTGTGCGAGGAAGCCAGTTGCCCGAACATCCACGAGTGCTTCGGCCACGGCACGGCAACGTTCATGATCCTCGGCGAAGTCTGCACCCGTCGCTGCTCGTTCTGCGACGTCGCCCATGGCCGCCCGAAGCCGCCGGATGCCAACGAACCGGCCAGCCTCGGCCAGACCGTGGCCGACATGGGCCTGAAGTACGTGGTGGTGACCAGCGTCGACCGCGATGACCTGCGCGACGGCGGTGCCCAGCACTTCGTCGACTGCATCAGCGCCATCCGCGAGAAGTCGCCGGGCACCCGCATCGAAGTGCTGACCCCGGATTTCCGTGGCAAGGGCCGCATGGAGCGCGCGCTGGAGATCCTGGCGCAGAACCCGCCGGATGTGTTCAACCACAACATCGAGACCGTGCCGGACCTGTACCGCAACGTACGCCCGGGCGCGGACTACCAGTGGTCGCTGAACCTGCTGAAGAACTTCAAGGCGCAGCACCCGGAGGTGCCGACCAAGAGCGGCATCATGCTGGGCCTGGGCGAAGAGTTCGAACAGATCAAGGCCACCATGCGCGACCTGCGCGCGCACGACGTGGACATGATCACCATCGGCCAGTACCTGCAGCCGACCGCGCACCACCACCCGGTGCTGAAGTACTGGACCCCCGAGGACTACAAGGCGCTGGAAGACTACGGCTACGAGCTGGGCTTCAGCCACGTGGCCTCCGGCCCGATGGTGCGCTCGTCGTACCACGCCGACGTGCAGGCCAAGGGCGCCGGCGTCTCCTGA
- the lipB gene encoding lipoyl(octanoyl) transferase LipB: protein MDAVADSCPAEAAPEHRAPRPAVVRDLGRQPYEPVWRAMQRFTDQRSDADADELWVVEHDPVFTLGQAGKDEHVLAPGEIPVLHVDRGGQVTYHGPGQIVVYPLLRLPRLGIGVRDYVCRIEQAIIDTLAEWNIGAERREGAPGVYVGNAKIAALGIRVRRGCTFHGLAFNVAMDLEPFHRINPCGYQGLQVTSVVDLGGPSGMDAVKPVLLDHLARQFGLLLQHTPELPDFSAAA, encoded by the coding sequence GTGGACGCTGTAGCCGACAGCTGCCCGGCCGAAGCCGCCCCGGAACACCGCGCGCCGCGCCCGGCGGTGGTCCGTGATCTCGGTCGCCAGCCCTATGAGCCGGTGTGGCGTGCCATGCAGCGCTTCACCGACCAGCGCAGCGACGCCGATGCCGACGAGCTGTGGGTGGTCGAGCACGATCCGGTGTTCACTCTCGGCCAGGCTGGCAAGGATGAGCACGTGCTGGCGCCCGGTGAGATCCCGGTGCTGCACGTGGATCGTGGTGGCCAGGTGACCTACCACGGCCCCGGCCAGATCGTGGTCTACCCGCTGCTGCGCCTGCCGCGGCTGGGCATCGGCGTGCGCGACTACGTGTGCCGCATCGAACAGGCGATCATCGACACGCTCGCCGAATGGAACATCGGCGCTGAGCGCCGCGAGGGCGCCCCCGGCGTCTATGTCGGTAACGCCAAGATCGCCGCGCTCGGCATCCGCGTGCGCCGTGGCTGCACCTTCCATGGCCTGGCCTTCAACGTGGCCATGGACCTGGAACCCTTCCACCGTATCAACCCCTGTGGCTATCAGGGGTTGCAGGTGACCTCGGTGGTAGACTTGGGTGGCCCCTCCGGGATGGATGCCGTCAAGCCGGTGCTGCTGGACCACCTGGCCCGCCAGTTCGGCCTGCTGCTGCAGCACACGCCCGAACTGCCTGATTTTTCTGCGGCCGCCTGA
- a CDS encoding YbeD family protein, giving the protein MEIKSDNPDHGFQFPGQFELSAMGPANRGLEHELPRLLLAAGIDVVNERISWKHSTNGKYVSVRMVFKAESREQYDLAHQALRDHPEVKWTL; this is encoded by the coding sequence ATGGAAATCAAGTCCGACAACCCCGACCACGGCTTCCAGTTCCCCGGCCAGTTCGAGCTCAGCGCGATGGGCCCGGCCAACCGCGGCCTGGAACATGAGCTTCCCCGCCTGCTGCTGGCTGCCGGTATCGATGTGGTCAATGAACGCATCAGCTGGAAGCATTCGACCAACGGCAAGTACGTGTCTGTGCGCATGGTGTTCAAGGCCGAGAGCCGCGAACAGTACGATCTGGCGCACCAGGCACTGCGCGACCACCCGGAAGTGAAGTGGACGCTGTAG
- a CDS encoding lipid A deacylase LpxR family protein, translating into MSPPSQRRLTALGLSGLLAAALPLAAQAAEQCGPDAMRDHPPQINFRVDNDLFGGRHQDQGYTNGALLTLVSPNLVDYTDDPCLPRMARWVNQYLEGLHPGKFEQQNMIFSIGQGIFTPTDFSRRDLIEDDRPYAGVLIANFGFNARSGDRLQTTQLTLGVVGPWAQGKQVQNAVHEVLGDEKFKGWDNQLHNEPLFMLTHERMRRWPGDASINADGWGWDAISHYGGSIGNLETKANLGGEVRFGWKLPDDFGSTPLRPAGENTAPTRSGRPNGWSWHLFATSDAAWVIRDITLDGNTFRSSHSVDKRHVVAYGGYGVAVMYGRWKFAAARYHSTREFNGQREAPVFGSFTISRSL; encoded by the coding sequence ATGAGCCCCCCTTCCCAACGCCGCCTCACGGCCCTCGGGCTGTCCGGCCTGCTGGCCGCTGCCCTCCCCCTTGCCGCCCAGGCGGCCGAACAATGTGGCCCGGACGCGATGCGCGACCACCCGCCGCAGATCAATTTCCGCGTCGACAACGACCTGTTCGGTGGCCGCCACCAGGACCAGGGCTATACCAACGGTGCGCTGTTGACCCTGGTCTCGCCCAACCTGGTCGATTACACCGATGACCCGTGCCTGCCGCGCATGGCGCGCTGGGTGAACCAGTACCTGGAAGGACTGCATCCGGGCAAGTTCGAACAGCAGAACATGATCTTCAGCATCGGCCAGGGCATCTTCACCCCGACTGATTTCAGCCGCAGGGACCTGATCGAGGACGACCGCCCTTACGCCGGCGTACTGATCGCAAACTTCGGTTTCAATGCGCGCAGCGGCGACCGTCTGCAGACCACCCAGCTGACGCTGGGCGTGGTCGGCCCGTGGGCACAGGGCAAGCAGGTGCAGAATGCGGTGCACGAAGTACTGGGCGACGAGAAATTCAAGGGCTGGGACAACCAGCTGCACAACGAACCGCTGTTCATGCTGACCCATGAGCGCATGCGCCGCTGGCCGGGCGATGCCAGCATCAATGCCGACGGTTGGGGTTGGGACGCGATCAGCCACTACGGCGGGTCGATCGGCAACCTGGAAACCAAGGCCAACCTCGGCGGTGAAGTGCGCTTCGGCTGGAAGCTGCCGGACGACTTCGGCAGCACGCCGCTGCGCCCGGCCGGTGAGAATACTGCGCCGACCCGCAGCGGCCGTCCCAATGGCTGGTCCTGGCACCTGTTCGCGACCTCGGACGCTGCCTGGGTGATCCGCGACATCACGCTGGATGGCAACACGTTCCGCAGCAGTCACAGCGTGGACAAGCGTCATGTGGTGGCCTACGGCGGCTACGGCGTGGCCGTGATGTACGGACGCTGGAAGTTCGCCGCTGCGCGCTATCACAGCACGCGCGAGTTCAACGGCCAGCGCGAGGCGCCCGTGTTCGGCAGCTTCACCATCAGCCGCTCGCTGTAG